TTTGGTTATTCTGTTGTTATGAAGGGACAGTTTATGTCTGTCTTACCTTATATATAAGGATTGAATATATTATTTCAAGTTATGATTAATAAAAATTATAGGAGTGAGTCAGTCTTAATTGTTGGCAGTTAATAGAATAAATTAGCGCGCAATATAAGGATTACCAATACCAAGCTTCTCTAAAATCGCAATCTCAAAGCCTTCCATTTCATCCTGCTCAGCCTGTCCGAGCTCATGATCAAAGCCCAATAAATGCAAGATGCCATGCACCAATAAATGTGTGGCATGTTCTGCAATTGGTTTGTTTTGCTCAGCGGCTTGTTGCTCGACAACCTCATGACAAATGATCAGTTCACCCAGTGGTATGCTTGGCATTTCGGTCAAGATAAAGGCAGGTAAGTCGCTGGAGTAGGATAAAATATTGGTCGCATAATCTTTGTCACGGGCTTCTAAGTTAAGCGCTCG
Above is a window of Psychrobacter sp. FDAARGOS_221 DNA encoding:
- the ybeY gene encoding rRNA maturation RNase YbeY; translated protein: MSNSLLPTIDISASDAITDSTLDQYYSLEHIQQVLTTTLDYMSSQPVDFPYFEELAKDEWSQKPKELSVYLTDSTEGRALNLEARDKDYATNILSYSSDLPAFILTEMPSIPLGELIICHEVVEQQAAEQNKPIAEHATHLLVHGILHLLGFDHELGQAEQDEMEGFEIAILEKLGIGNPYIAR